The region TAGAGCAACGTCTATCACCCGCCTTCCTAAGTTGAAACTGTTGGCAGCTGGCGAGTCTCTCTCTTCTAAAGTTCTGTCAGActttgccagctgccaacATTCACGAAACATTGATCTCTTCgccgacaacaccaagggTACCCTGAGTCCCTACACGCTCGTTACTACATTACTATTGCCCTCGGGAAACTCATATTCTCATTACTTACGTACTATTCTCGAATCTTATGCTCCAACATGTCCGACATTCTCCGTATCTTCGCAACCGTTCGACACGACCTGCATGTGGCTGCCCAAGTCATGGTTGGCTATCTTGTGGCAGTTCTGGTAGCGGTCCTATGGTATGGCTTCCACCACGTGCAATTAGTCTTTGGGAATCCATTGGGCTAATCAATTGTCGGGGCAGCCTGTTCTTTGCCAACACGCTGTATCGCCTATAGGGtcggcgccgacgtcgacaGGAATGGTTGCATGCACAAACGCGAGCCACAAGTCTCCTGGTCGCTCGACGTAACCTTCGAGAATCGGTGCGGCGTATTGCTATTGACAGATCCGTTGGCCGGCGCAGTGTTTATGCTCGCACATTTGGTGAATTGACGGGTGGGAGTTGGTGAGTCAAAGCCCCCGATGGTCCATATTGCCCTCCTGACTGATAACTAATCATGGGATCTGTCTCCGAATACAAAGCAAGCTATGTCGCAAACCTCTTGTGCTTGAATCTCACTACGGAGATCGAAACAGTCTATGGCGCCGGGCTATGCAAAGAATATCGCCGTTCCAATTATCCGATCGTCACACAGATACGGGGTCTTTTGACAAAGAGCAATCGGCAGTAGCTGATCTTGTAGCCATGAATTACGACTGTGAAGTATCACAACTACTTGTGTGTGGACACTTCTTACATTCTAAATGCTTAGCCAAGTGGTGGTTGGGGCATGAAACGTGGTGTCCTGTCTGTGGAAGGGTATACTGGGAACCGTACGATCCTGACACCGAGACAAGTACCCAAATGACTGATCAAGATGGCAGCGAGTTTGACCAGCAGTCTGTCATTGAGTCGCTACCGGCATCATTGTGTCAAGTCTGAAATCGGGCGGTGAACCATCCCGCGCCTGCATTTTAAGTTGGACATCTGCCGTAAAGCGCTAGGTTGTAAAGCATCGTCTTAGCCCACAAGCATCATCTCAGCGATAGAAAAATACGAAAAGATGAGCGCTATTCCACAAGTCCGGAGCAGAATGCGAGAAGTTCGCTCCCCCAGATGAAATTTGCCCATTTTGGTGAAATTCGGATGCAATTCCGGCTCTCAATTCGTCAACCGGTTCCCTGGTTCAAATACGCGCCAACCATGGTGCGGGTGTCACTCAGAAAAAGTGGATCTATGACGGGTGGCTCGTGCCAGAAATCATCGATGACTGCCGATCATCACCCATGACTTCATCAAAACGCCCCCGTTGCAATCGAGGAATCTTGCCAACGATCGGGCAGACGTTTTCGCCCGCACGACCACTCCGTATTGTGTTCAGTAACAAATGGCGTTACCAGGAGCTGCAGGTCTCACCCAGCGCTCTTTGGGAAGGATATGACGCGCGCGTGACTTGCCTGGTTGTTTTTTCGGAGCTTCAACTCCGGCTGGATCTCGTAATATCATTGgctgctcctgctcctgcttgGACTTATTCTTGTTGAGATGAGCTTCGGAAAGGAACCCTCCCTTCGTCTCGTGGTCGAACTTCTCGAATACACCAATGGAAGCGATGGAATGTGAGATTTAGCTGTTCAGCATCCAAAGCTGCCGCCTCTTCGCATCGTATGAAACTGCCGCTGCCGTTCCGCGGTTAGGTGGCCGATTCTGGTGCATGCGACTTATCAGAGCCTTGAGCATATCGCATCAGGTAACTCGAAGAAGCGCCTATCCCGCTCCGCAAGTACCTATCCTCACAGCTTTGGGCTCGGGTATCACGACAATGCCGGTCAAGAGAAAGCGCAACGAGCCGCATACGACACGACCTCGACCAGAGCCTCCGAGACGCAGGAGCAACAGACGAGGTAAGGAAGGAAATGGCGGGATATCTAGGGGCGTCGAAGGCAGCGGTGGGCGCATTGCCGGACTGAGTTCTACAGAGGATGTGGAGCGGGCAATGCACACTCTATCCGAAATGGAACATAAGCTTTTGGGCGAAGCAAAAAGACAACGGCAAGCAATCGAGGCGTCCGACTTGGTCGCTCCCGCTGCCCAAGACGACACATACGGCTTTCAGGACGCGACGAACGGGTCCATCAAGTGCATCAACACAAAATCCTCACCGAATACACCCACGGCACAGATCACCGACGATTTAGACGAAGATATCTCGCCAGAAACCGAGGTAGGTGAGAGAGGAGCCAAACGCCCACCAGCTGTAAATAGTGACCGGATGCCTTTGCCGTGGACAGGGCGACTTGGATACGTAAGTATAGCCACTTCTACACCAAAGTAGGAGCTGGTCGCGTAATCTCTCTCTCAATAATACAAGTTGCTTGTCAACGACTAACAACCGTGATAGGCGTGCCTCAACACGTACTTGCGGACAGCAAATCCACCGGTATTCTCTTCCAGAACTTGTCGAATAAGCTCAATCCTTGAACACAGACACCCTCTCCGGGATCCTTCACAGCCCGAGCACCCAACTAAAAACCGACCTGACAAGAACGAGCCAGCTGACGTGGAACGTGGGCTGGAATATGTCAAAGGGATCGGGCTGAAAAACGCCAAAGACATTGGTAAAATGATAAAATGGAATGACAAGTACGGAATTAAGTTTATGAGGCTAAGTAGCGAGATGTTCCCCTTTGCAAGTCACGCAGAGCATGGCTACAGCTTAGCTTACGCATCTGAGGTCCTGGCAGCTGCTGGTCGGTTGGCATCTGAGTTAGGACATCGACTTACCACTCACCCTGGTCAATTCACACAGATTGGCAGCCCGAGAAAGGAAGTAGTGGCTGCTTCTGTTCGCGATTTGGAGTATCATCATGAAATGCTCTCACTGCTCTCCCTGTCCGAACAACTCGACAGAGATGCAGTAATGATTCTACACATGGGAGGCACTTATGGTGACAAACTTGCAACTTTGGACCGGTTCCGCGAGAATTACGCGAAACTTTCAACTGGAGTAAAGAAACGACTAGTGTTGGAGAACGACGATGTGTCATGGAGCGTACATGACCTGTTGCCGATTTGCGAGGAGTTGAATATTCCTCTCGTGCTCGAttttcaccaccacaacatcaTATTCGACCCAAGCGTCAGAGAAGGGACGCTAGATATCATCGGTTTGTTTGACCGCATCAAAGCAACGTGGACGAAAAAGAAGATTACGCAGAAGATGCATTACAGCGAACCAGTCGCGTCTGCTGTAACACCTCGTGATCGCCGCAAACATTCTGCTCGTGTCAAGATGATGCCACCTTGTgtgccagacatggacctgaTGATCGAAGCCAAGGATAAGGAGCAGGCCGTGTTTGAGCTCATGCGCACATATAAACTTCCAGGGTGGGATTTATTTAATGACATCGTCCCTCATGAACGACTAGATGAGCCGACAAAGGCGCCCCCAAAGAAGGCTAAGAAGGACGCAAAAGGGAGGCCACAAGTTAATGGTGACGCAGGCGAAGAGCCCGAGACAAGTGCCGACCAACTGAACATGGGCGGGCCAGAGAGAAGGGTATATTGGCCGGAGGGTATGGAAGAATGGCtgaagccaaagaagagGGAAGGCAAATCTGGGATAAAGATTGCTGCTGAGGAGTAAGTCATTGGTTGGCGCGTACTGGTTTTAAGGCGTTCATGGAGACTATGGGTAATCGGCTGGTAGGCAAAATTTGGGCTGCAGAATACGCGAGGTTTTTGTTGGATAAACTTGTACCATGCTCCATCACACACTGTAGAAATTGTACTAATTGGAATGCTATGGATGCCGAAATAACGGAGGGGCTGCTTGGTATGTTTGTTGCTAGCATGGGTTACCCTGAATGAAATTTGTGAAATTGagcatgctcaagtgctgaGGCGATAAATGAGGCGTTGGGACCGTTTTCTTGAAAAAGACCATACATTTCTTTGCCATGAACGGATAAATCGCTGTTTGGGATGAATTGTGAATTGTCTCTGTGGTATTGGTCAAGGGCgatgggaacattgaagagtcaagaccTTGAGATGGTGCATGGTTTTCTCTGCCACTTGAATTGGCGCCACTGCCGTGGTCTCAGGGTTGGCAGGTCCCCACACTTAAAATTTAGACGGGAAGGAACTCAGGAACATAAGAGCCAGGCGTTTCTACCAAATCAACTTCAATCCAGCCATCAAGCGACTCTATTTCTCATTATTTGATCATCAGACCGAGTCTGTAAAAGCAATAGGAGGCTTGTACTAGCAATACGACTCACGCCACCAAGCAGCTGCAACATGGCATCTGAAGACTTCGCTGCTAAAACAGCTGCCTTTTTGCAGTGGTTCAAAGCTCTGCCAGGAGCCACGTTTTCTGACTCAATTGAGATTGTTGACCTGCGGTCCCGCGATGCAGGCCGTGGAATAAGTTTGTtcctgatgatgatgacggctgTTTGACAGACGAGACTAATCTGGGAGACGCAGTTGCTGTTCGCGATATCCCGGCTGATACAACTCTCTTCACCATACCCCGGAGTGcaatcatcaactccgaaaCCTCTTCGTTGAGCCAGAAGCTGCCGATTTTGTTTGAGAGCCATGgagacgaagatgatgagcagGCACTCGATTCCTGGAGCGCGTTGATCCTCATCATGATGTACGAGTTCTTCTTGGGTGACCAGTCAAAATGGAAGCCTTACATGGATGTACTGCCACAGACTTTCGACACGCCCATGTTTTGGTCTGCAGATGAGCTATCGTACCTTCAAGCTAGTGCTACTGTGAACAAAATCGGCAAGGTCGACGCCGAAGAAATGTTTCGCACACGGTTGTTACCTGCTATTCGCAGCAACCCGTCCGTCTTTCTATCAAGCGATGGCTGTAGCGACCAAGATTTGATTACGCTAGCGCATCGTATGGGTAGCACCATTATGGCTTACGCATTTGATTTGGAGAATGAAGATGCCGATATTGATGGCGAGTCAGATGGCTGGGTGGAGGATCGAGACGGAAAGTCAATGATGGGCATGGTTGCAATGGCGGATATTTTGAACGCGGATGCCGAATTCAACGTATTGTACAACTCTGTCCgcgttgatgatggccaGATTGCTAATCACGAATAGGCACATGTCAACCATGGAGAGGACGACCTTTCCGTCACTTCGCTGCGTGATATCAAGGCAGGGGAGGAGATCCTCAACTATTATGGCCCGCATCCCAACTCCGAACTGCTTCGAAGGTATGGTTACATCACAGAGAAACATTCAAGATATGATGTGGTGGAAGTGCCCTGGGAAACAGTACAAAATTCCCTCATATCTCAGCTTGGTGTGCCACACGAAGTCATGGACAAGGCGGTAAGCTGGTTAGATCAAAGCTCACCGGTTAGGACACTGCAGCTGACGAGTGTGGTAGATGAAAATGATAGATGAAGACGACTTGGAAGATGTCTTTGTGTTAGAACGGGAATCCGGCGAGCCAAATGCGGATGGAACATTCTCAAGCCCTGCTGTTGTGGACGGGATACCGACAGACTTGAAAGAGCAGCTAAAAACGACAGTCAAACTGCTACAGAAAGTGAATGGCGATTTGCTTTCGGataaaagaaaaagagatGATATCTTACAGGCTACAATGATCGCAGCGCTTCAGGCCATCGCGTCGCGATACCCAACAACAGTTGCCCAAGATGAGCTTCTGTTGTCAGGACAAAATCTCACCCGACGGCAAAGAATGGCTATTCACGTCAGGATTGGGGAGAAAAAGCTTCTACAGGAGGCATGTGATCAATTCTCGGGGAGGGCTGCCCAAGATGCGCCTGACATGGACTCTGCGGCaaccaaaaaggcaaaacGATCCGAATAGCGCATCCGTCAACGAATGATAACCACATAGCTGAGAAAATAGAGCGCCATTCACGTTTTCCTAAAAATTTTCACGAATCGTAACTATTGCTTACCGAGAACGATCGTCATTCACTGCCTTGGATCGCGGCGTCAGAAGTAATGGCGAAACCGGGCTGTAGGCTTCGGTTTGTGCATGTCTAAAGCGAAGGAAGACATATGAGAGGAATGCGCGAGAAGTCTGACCAGACGACGGTGTGCGCGACCCAACCGATTCTACTGGGTTGCTGGAAGCCGAAAAAAAAGCCAGTCGCCAGAATAGGGATCATTTCTTTGGTGGACCAGCCCATGTGGTTTCGCTCGCTGCCTTTGCGTCATGTCTTAACCTTGGTGCATTGTCTGGATTGCAATTCCAAATCTGGTCTATTGTCGTTGGATTACAGCAATGTCCCCTGGTTTGAGTCCGCGCCATGCTTCTTACATTTCACTCCTCCCGCACGCGGGCGGCTACGAAGCCTGAGCGCATGTGTCGAACTCAGTCAACACGTCGTGTACGCCGTGACAAGTGATGTACAAGTAATATATGCGGCAAGTAGCTTGGATTTCCGGAGGCTGCTACGTCTACTCCATACACCTTCAGAAGGATCAGATCGCAGAGCCGAGCTCATTCGGAAGCATCTATGACGTTGGATCCGCCATGCCACATCCCTGGCCAGCTTGGTGCAACATCAACCATGCTTGCAAAATGTTGTTCCGGCCGGCGTGTAATTACGGCCGTTAGGGTAGACATATGCGGGTTTGCCTTGCCCGCGCATCTTCGGGAAAGCCATGCCCTGAGGACAGTTCCAATTTAACGGCCATCGAGGCCCTGGTTTTATTCTCTCATTCTGACAAGGTCGAGTGTCGTGCAATCGTTCCGGTAAGATAACTTCATTGGATGACAATGCAGAATGAGGCTGATATTATGACggaacaaggcaaggctaGCCtggctgtcttgtcttgAGGCAACTCATAACTAACTAAGCCCACCCACACAGTTGCTGGAGGCCATGTGTCATCCAGGGTCGAAATAGCCACGCCGTTTCCCCAAGAGACATGTTTGAGACTCAAATGCAGAACACTCTTCTTGAAAACATTCTTTTTAATACGCCAGCGCAATTAGACGAATATGACGTTATTTCCCTCGTCTCCATCTCAGCATTGGTGGATAAACTCGAGAAAACGCTTTGCACGCCCCAAGCTCGCGGCCTAGACCGACCTTCTTCGCAACACAACTTCATGGCAACAAAAGCCACAACGATAAAAATCGTCACCAACTCCGAAGAACTCCGCTCAAACTGATTGGTCGTTGCGAGACCTGTGACTGCGTTTGGGCATTACCCAACATCGGGTGCGGGTTGCTCGCCCCAGGAAGGTATTCAAGGCTATCTCATGGAGCACCCTCGGCAACACACTAACGAGTCATCAGTTGTGTGAAATTCGGTCCGTACAGAGCTACCTGGCCTTTGATATCGTATATCAGCCATGTTTTGATTCGAGGAGCCCAAACGACCTGGACATATCCATGTGGCAACCTTCTTTCTCCAAGCCCGACATATTCGGGTCCAGGGGCAATTGTGCATATGCACCTGCTGCTTGACGATTGATCGGTCAGAACTGACCTAGCGTATCAGCAACTACCGAAAAGCCAAGCTCACCAAGTGATTGGTTTGACCCAGCTTGTTCACCAAGTCGTCGAGAGACCATTTAGTTGCTCACGGGATGAAAGTATTATGTCGTCCCTGCGCCCCCACCCACGATAACCCCAGCCCCAATCTCGGTGACCTGCCCGCCttgctggtgttgaagctggtggtgtatGCTACAAGATGCAGGGAGGCATCCGAAGTCTTACCTTGGATCCTTGAAGACGACTTCGTCACAATAGATGAAAAAGGCACACAACATGAGGGCTTGGCCTCACCGATGCTGGTGGGTGTGTCGCCTTGGGCAGCTAAAACATCAATGAGAAAACATACCGAGAAGAGGCGTCACGATGTCAGTCATGGAGGCACGGACCCAAGAAGTGTTGATATCAGTTCTTCTATAAAAGGTGACGGAGTTTGGCATGGATGTCAACTATCTCGTGGTCTATCGCAAACCAATTCAAAGTCCTTCACCCAAGTCTGTCCGCACTTCAAAGCACCTCAACGCACTTCAAAAGAGCTCAAACTCATCGCAATGTCAAGCATGTATCAGGACCGTGTGAGTATATGGAAGCCAAGCCTTTGCAGAAAGGCATGTGTCTAGCTAACATGGCTATTAGTCTGGCTCGCGGGGCACCACATCGTCCGACAGAAAGCATAAACACCATAAAGGCACCGGCAAGCCTTCCAAGTCTAGGGCTTCCGAAAAGAGCAGCAGCGGACTTTCGTGGCCCACCAACGCGGAAGTGAGCTTTCTTTTCGTTGTGAACCAGTTGGAAATCCAGTtcggcgaggacgaggaccCTTGCGGTTCAGGCATGCGAAGGGATGAATGGTTGAATGTGCTCCCCCCGGAGAATCCCATGTTCTACGTACCGGAGGGCCCGCATCATGTTAGCCAGGTTATGAGATTCAGGAACGGAGAAGTTACGGCTGCTGGTCCTGCTTACCGTTGGGTACGCCAGCAACAGTATGGTGAAGGCTGCATCACGATGGCGGCGGGTGGCAACGAATATGCACTATCCAAGTATAAGTCAGCCTCCGTTTTCTCCTGCAACCCGTCACTGCCCATTATTACCCTCGATGGCGATGCAAGGGTGAATACCGCCCCCGAATTTCACCCACTGCAATTCTATCATGTGGTGAACAGTGACACGGGCGTTTCTCAGGCAGCGTTCTCTGGGCATATTTTCCAACCTGCCGCTGCGCAGTCCGACCGTTCTCCCGTTCCAGCAAAGTTTGTGGCAGGCATAAACGCTAGCTGGATCGCAAGCTTAGTTCCTGACATTTGCCGCAAACGTTATGGGTCAGCGCAGTCCATCGGGCTTAgcggccaacttggcatcgTAATCGGTTTGATGGCATTCCATGCTAGAGACGGTCGTCGAACTATCAATGAGGTCTTCCTCGGACGTGAAGGACACGGAGGACTATGGAAGGGCTATCGCTGGCGAAGCAATTCCCTACCTATTGGTTGTATGTTTTTCTCCTTTAGAGCACGCTGACCGCGTATACACTAACACCATTTGCAGACCCGGATTCCGAGCTCGAAACTCCTCGCGGTTATCTTGTGCACATTTGTCTGGACCCTGAGAACCGAGTTGGCTCTACGGAAGAGACGCTCTCGATGCTCGAATGGAACAGCATCCTCGTTCAGGGGTAACCTGTAAAACAAGCTTGAGCCCCTCACCTGAATCACATCAACAGTCGTGGCGATATAGGATCGCCACTTAGATGACTTTTTGCTATTGCATCGCAGTTTCAGTTTTGCTATTAGGCTAGACGATTGTGTCAGGAACACACACAAGGTCCTTGTTACCCAACAAACCTCATCTTGCCGAAACGTGTCAGGAACACCCTCACTCATTTACAAAACTTGGATTATACAAAAGGATAGACGGATgggaaaaacaaaaacagGCAAAAACAGAAAAGGAATGCAAAGAAAACAGATGAGGATAAGCAGTGTGTTTTAACATTTTTATTCTTGTCTTTCTCTATACTAGTTTTGAATTGATTGCTTTACCAACCTTGCTCAGTCAGTCCCCTTTATGTAAAATCCCCTACTAGAAGTGGAACCCCTGATGGTCTGATGGTGATAGATGCACATGTGCCCTGCCATTGTGGCCACTCGGTGTAAATCTTGAGCTATGCTTTTcgtgtcaatgtcaatgtgcAGAATTAAATAAAGTACccctttttgctttttgccaGCAACACTAAACAGCATCTGGTAGTCGCACGGCAATATCGCCAGACTGAGTAATGTATCTGACCCATGGCAATGACGGGTATTGCAGCTACAAACGTTAGTTacctcttcaacaactgtCATAACATCATTGGGGGGAGAGTAGTTACCTTTGGTTCTGTAATCTTCAGATACCGCACTTGGATACCACTTGTTGTAAAGTACGGAAtctcaaacttgacttgaatAGGCCGCTTTGCCCCTTTCCCCATGCCGCTCACACCACCCATACTGCCACCGAATCCACCCGTCATGCCGCCGCCgtgttcatcatcaccccTCACACTCGGTAGACCCAGTTCTGCACGCATGAGGAACTCCTTCTGACCACCAAactgcttgatcttccataCAATGGCGCTCTGTTCGGGTGCGTAGTGCACGGATCCAATGTTTGTCCGGAAGCGTGGGGAGTCGGCGTCGTCGGGGACAGGGACGATGATCTCGACgttgttggctgtgctgcGGCGCTTGAATTGCGCGCGTGCCTTGAGCATGTACTCGATGCGGGAGCCGGAGTGGGATTCGACGACGCATTCGATCCAGATGAGGGGCTTGACCTGGGTGTTCAGACGGTATGACATGAGTTCGAATTCACCGTCCGGTGGGATAAATGAGATTGTGCGGTCGTTTTCAAAGCGCGCCAGACGAACGCACTGGTGGAACTTGACGTCTTCCATCTCAATGGCCTTTCCGCGCGTGGTCCTCCCGGTGGTTTCAAACATGACTTTGTCATTGAGACCTAGTCGTAGCTCCGGCATTCCACTTAGATAGCacttcatcttgatggcGCCGAGGATCTCGCTTCTCAATACATTGCCGTCCGCGCTGACAAGCAGGTTCAGACTCTCGACTACATCTAAGAACACCTCGTTCTTGCGATACCGGATACCTTCTGAGCGCCAAGACACAGCATTGGTGACGGCAATAGGGGGCCGTGCTTGGATTTCCAGCTTGTGCGATTCTTGGGTGATATATTCTTGGAGGATTTTCGACTCCGTGGTCTGCGGGTAGCCAAAGTCCATCATCTCGTCGAGCAGTTCGTATATAATGACGAAGTTGTCGCGGATGGACTCTTCTTCCAGCGCTTTGAAGTACTCGGTGAACACTTCGACGATTTTGTGCAGAAAGAGGAGGATTTCGgcggcgttggtgttgcgcTTGGTCAGGGCGAGGAGGTAGAGGTTGTTGTGGCGGATGTAGAGATACTGGGTTGTTTTGTTATTTCAAGTATATTTTCATGACGACAGAGGACATATACGTACATTGATGCCTTCGTGGGAGAAACATGGCGGTACGGCGGATGATTCTTCTTCGGCGTCGGATAGGAGGACGGGGAACTTTTCGACG is a window of Pochonia chlamydosporia 170 chromosome 5, whole genome shotgun sequence DNA encoding:
- a CDS encoding ring finger domain-containing protein; the protein is MSDILRIFATVRHDLHVAAQVMVGYLVAVLVAVLWYGFHHVVGADVDRNGCMHKREPQVSWSLDVTFENRCGVLLLTDPLAGAVFIKLCRKPLVLESHYGDRNSLWRRAMQRISPFQLSDRHTDTGSFDKEQSAVADLVAMNYDCEVSQLLVCGHFLHSKCLAKWWLGHETWCPVCGRVYWEPYDPDTETSTQMTDQDGSEFDQQSVIESLPASLCQV
- a CDS encoding SET domain-containing protein (similar to Nectria haematococca mpVI 77-13-4 XP_003047107.1); the encoded protein is MASEDFAAKTAAFLQWFKALPGATFSDSIEIVDLRSRDAGRGIIAVRDIPADTTLFTIPRSAIINSETSSLSQKLPILFESHGDEDDEQALDSWSALILIMMYEFFLGDQSKWKPYMDVLPQTFDTPMFWSADELSYLQASATVNKIGKVDAEEMFRTRLLPAIRSNPSVFLSSDGCSDQDLITLAHRMGSTIMAYAFDLENEDADIDGESDGWVEDRDGKSMMGMVAMADILNADAEFNAHVNHGEDDLSVTSLRDIKAGEEILNYYGPHPNSELLRRYGYITEKHSRYDVVEVPWETVQNSLISQLGVPHEVMDKAMKMIDEDDLEDVFVLERESGEPNADGTFSSPAVVDGIPTDLKEQLKTTVKLLQKVNGDLLSDKRKRDDILQATMIAALQAIASRYPTTVAQDELLLSGQNLTRRQRMAIHVRIGEKKLLQEACDQFSGRAAQDAPDMDSAATKKAKRSE
- a CDS encoding AP-1 complex subunit mu-1 (similar to Aspergillus terreus NIH2624 XP_001215660.1) produces the protein MASAIFFLDLKGKTLLARNYRGDIPMSAVEKFPVLLSDAEEESSAVPPCFSHEGINYLYIRHNNLYLLALTKRNTNAAEILLFLHKIVEVFTEYFKALEEESIRDNFVIIYELLDEMMDFGYPQTTESKILQEYITQESHKLEIQARPPIAVTNAVSWRSEGIRYRKNEVFLDVVESLNLLVSADGNVLRSEILGAIKMKCYLSGMPELRLGLNDKVMFETTGRTTRGKAIEMEDVKFHQCVRLARFENDRTISFIPPDGEFELMSYRLNTQVKPLIWIECVVESHSGSRIEYMLKARAQFKRRSTANNVEIIVPVPDDADSPRFRTNIGSVHYAPEQSAIVWKIKQFGGQKEFLMRAELGLPSVRGDDEHGGGMTGGFGGSMGGVSGMGKGAKRPIQVKFEIPYFTTSGIQVRYLKITEPKLQYPSLPWVRYITQSGDIAVRLPDAV
- a CDS encoding UV-damage endonuclease (similar to Aspergillus terreus NIH2624 XP_001214249.1), whose protein sequence is MPVKRKRNEPHTTRPRPEPPRRRSNRRGKEGNGGISRGVEGSGGRIAGLSSTEDVERAMHTLSEMEHKLLGEAKRQRQAIEASDLVAPAAQDDTYGFQDATNGSIKCINTKSSPNTPTAQITDDLDEDISPETEACLNTYLRTANPPVFSSRTCRISSILEHRHPLRDPSQPEHPTKNRPDKNEPADVERGLEYVKGIGLKNAKDIGKMIKWNDKYGIKFMRLSSEMFPFASHAEHGYSLAYASEVLAAAGRLASELGHRLTTHPGQFTQIGSPRKEVVAASVRDLEYHHEMLSLLSLSEQLDRDAVMILHMGGTYGDKLATLDRFRENYAKLSTGVKKRLVLENDDVSWSVHDLLPICEELNIPLVLDFHHHNIIFDPSVREGTLDIIGLFDRIKATWTKKKITQKMHYSEPVASAVTPRDRRKHSARVKMMPPCVPDMDLMIEAKDKEQAVFELMRTYKLPGWDLFNDIVPHERLDEPTKAPPKKAKKDAKGRPQVNGDAGEEPETSADQLNMGGPERRVYWPEGMEEWLKPKKREGKSGIKIAAEE